A genomic stretch from Serratia entomophila includes:
- the hemA gene encoding 5-aminolevulinate synthase, producing the protein MSVLNILEEKLAETKKQGRFREFLNLERGVQDKPWATSHEQQGERRLNVWCSNDYLAMSHHPKVLLATTEAVNRVGLGTCGARSISGTSVYHGELETLLASAYGKESALLFTTGFGANDATLSTLCDAIPNLIVFSDELNHASMIYGIRYSKAEKKIFRHNDVEHLAELLAAEDPARPKLIAFESLYSMDGDFAPLAQIVALAEKHQALTYLDEIHSAGVYGERGLGYAEQLGLLDKITVIQGGFGKSYGAAGGYIAAPRVVVEAVRSWAPAFVFSTSSPAPVVAAALASFKYNLEHDTQRKHLLAIVEHLKTGLRAAGIPLVSQDSHILPVLVGDPHRNKHISKVLLDEYAIYVQPVNAPTVPAGSERLRVTPTSAHSHADVDAFLAALSKVWVANDLRRAG; encoded by the coding sequence ATGAGCGTATTGAACATACTCGAAGAAAAACTGGCGGAAACCAAGAAACAGGGCCGATTCCGCGAATTCCTTAACCTCGAACGCGGCGTGCAGGATAAGCCCTGGGCCACCAGCCATGAGCAGCAGGGAGAACGCCGTCTCAACGTCTGGTGCTCGAATGACTACCTGGCGATGAGCCATCACCCCAAAGTGCTGTTGGCGACCACCGAGGCGGTCAACCGGGTGGGGTTGGGCACCTGTGGCGCGCGCAGCATTTCCGGCACTTCGGTCTATCACGGCGAGCTGGAAACCCTGCTGGCCAGCGCCTACGGCAAGGAGTCCGCCCTGCTGTTCACCACTGGGTTCGGCGCTAACGACGCCACGTTATCCACGCTGTGCGACGCCATTCCCAATCTGATCGTGTTTTCCGACGAGTTGAACCATGCGTCGATGATCTATGGCATCCGCTACAGCAAAGCGGAGAAAAAAATCTTTCGCCACAACGATGTAGAACACCTCGCCGAACTGCTGGCGGCGGAAGATCCGGCGCGGCCGAAGCTGATCGCCTTCGAATCGCTTTATTCGATGGACGGCGACTTTGCCCCGCTGGCGCAGATTGTGGCGCTGGCGGAAAAACATCAGGCGCTCACCTATCTGGACGAAATCCACTCCGCCGGCGTTTACGGCGAGCGTGGGCTGGGCTATGCCGAGCAGCTGGGGCTGTTGGATAAAATTACCGTGATTCAGGGCGGCTTCGGCAAATCCTATGGCGCGGCGGGCGGCTATATTGCGGCGCCGCGGGTCGTGGTCGAGGCGGTGCGCAGCTGGGCGCCGGCGTTCGTTTTCAGCACCTCGTCTCCCGCGCCGGTGGTCGCCGCCGCGCTGGCCAGCTTCAAATATAATCTCGAACATGACACCCAGCGCAAACACCTGCTGGCGATTGTCGAGCATCTGAAAACCGGGCTGCGCGCCGCCGGTATTCCGCTGGTGTCGCAAGACAGCCATATTCTGCCGGTGCTGGTAGGCGATCCCCATCGCAACAAGCATATCAGCAAGGTCTTGCTCGATGAGTACGCCATCTATGTTCAGCCAGTCAATGCGCCAACGGTGCCCGCCGGCAGCGAACGGCTGCGCGTGACGCCCACCTCGGCGCATTCCCACGCCGACGTGGATGCATTCCTGGCGGCATTGAGCAAGGTCTGGGTGGCGAATGACTTACGGAGGGCAGGATGA
- a CDS encoding MFS transporter, protein MRLADYNGHFLTLCLMATGTFAIGTDAFIVAGVLSDISETFAVSPAQAGQLISIFALAYMLFAPLTAWLLGNVNRKRILQMALVLFIAGNLACAFATSYLQISLGRVLAALGAACYTPQAAAAAVGLVAEKRRGLAISIVYGGMTLAIALGIPFGTFLAKLIGWREIFLFIALLGAFALLGLSLALRAIAPPGKHTLKERLAPLRQKTVLTTLLITFFAVCSEHIVYSYVSVLLKNTQLGPSAILPIALLVFGVGAVIGNLVSGLLTDTLGSKFVLLFSVSVQTASLFLLAFYVTSAWWVLAIFLVWGITGWMYLVPIQHHLLSLSKRFGALTVSLNSSVLYAGIAAGGMLGGLTLYALPAHYLPLFSLPLGAIALLLTLVFFQGEPIDE, encoded by the coding sequence ATGAGGTTAGCGGACTATAACGGCCATTTTCTGACGCTGTGCCTGATGGCGACCGGCACCTTCGCCATCGGCACCGACGCGTTTATTGTCGCCGGCGTGCTCAGCGACATCTCAGAGACCTTTGCCGTCAGCCCCGCTCAGGCGGGGCAGTTGATTTCAATCTTTGCCTTGGCCTATATGCTGTTTGCCCCGCTGACCGCCTGGCTGTTGGGCAACGTCAATCGCAAACGCATTCTGCAGATGGCCCTGGTGCTGTTTATCGCCGGCAACCTGGCGTGCGCCTTCGCCACCAGCTATTTGCAGATTTCGCTCGGCCGCGTGCTGGCCGCATTGGGCGCGGCCTGCTACACCCCGCAGGCCGCGGCGGCGGCCGTCGGGTTGGTTGCGGAGAAACGCCGGGGATTGGCTATCTCTATCGTGTATGGCGGCATGACGCTGGCGATCGCCCTCGGCATTCCCTTCGGCACCTTCCTCGCCAAACTCATCGGCTGGCGGGAAATCTTCCTGTTTATCGCCCTGCTCGGCGCCTTTGCGTTGCTGGGGCTTTCACTGGCGCTGCGCGCCATTGCGCCGCCGGGTAAACACACGTTGAAAGAGCGCCTTGCCCCGCTGCGGCAAAAAACGGTGTTGACCACGCTGCTGATCACCTTCTTCGCCGTCTGTTCGGAGCACATCGTCTACAGCTATGTCAGCGTGTTGTTGAAAAACACCCAGCTGGGGCCAAGCGCCATTTTGCCCATCGCGCTGCTGGTGTTCGGCGTGGGTGCGGTGATCGGCAACCTGGTGTCCGGCCTGCTGACCGACACCCTCGGCAGCAAATTCGTGCTGCTGTTTTCGGTGTCCGTCCAAACTGCGTCGCTGTTCCTGCTCGCTTTTTATGTCACCTCCGCCTGGTGGGTGCTGGCCATCTTCCTGGTGTGGGGCATTACCGGCTGGATGTATCTGGTGCCCATCCAGCACCATCTGCTGTCGCTATCCAAGCGTTTTGGCGCGCTTACCGTCTCGCTGAACAGCTCGGTGCTGTACGCCGGCATCGCCGCCGGCGGCATGTTGGGCGGCCTGACGCTCTATGCCCTGCCGGCGCATTATCTGCCGCTGTTCTCGCTGCCGCTGGGGGCTATCGCCCTGCTGCTGACTCTGGTGTTTTTTCAGGGAGAGCCCATAGATGAGTGA
- a CDS encoding acetyl-CoA C-acyltransferase gives MTMKDDGVYLIDGTRTAIGAYGGSLALTRPDDMAAAMIRALLQRHPAVEAEVDEVVLGCANQAGEDNRNVARMAALLSGLEQSVPAITLNRLCASGLDAVIYAGAKIKSGLSDLVLAGGVESMSRAPYVLSKSETPFDKGVKLYDTTLGWRFVNPRLAERYGSDPLGVTAENVARQQRISREEQDLFALASQQKTQNAIASGRLAQEITPLEVPTGRKTTGIFSQDEFPRHSTLPQLQALKPAFAADGSVTAGNASGINDGAAVLLLASGRYVKRQGLRPLAEIGDSATAGVAPALMGLGPIAATDRLLQRSGFTLNDFDVIEINEAFAAQVVAVLKHWRIAADDTRVNPNGGAIALGHPLGMSGARLVLSAALELNARQLNNALVTLCVGVGQGVSLVVKAL, from the coding sequence ATGACGATGAAAGATGACGGGGTCTACCTGATCGACGGCACCCGCACGGCGATCGGCGCCTACGGCGGCAGCCTGGCGCTAACCCGCCCCGACGACATGGCGGCGGCCATGATCCGCGCCCTGCTGCAACGGCATCCGGCGGTTGAAGCAGAGGTGGATGAAGTGGTTCTGGGCTGCGCCAATCAGGCAGGCGAAGATAATCGCAACGTCGCGCGCATGGCGGCGCTGCTTTCCGGGCTGGAACAATCGGTGCCGGCCATTACCCTCAATCGGCTGTGCGCCTCTGGATTGGATGCGGTGATTTACGCCGGCGCGAAAATTAAGAGCGGGCTCAGCGATCTGGTGCTGGCCGGCGGGGTAGAGAGCATGAGCCGCGCCCCCTATGTGCTGTCGAAAAGCGAAACGCCCTTCGACAAGGGGGTAAAACTTTACGACACCACCCTGGGCTGGCGCTTCGTCAACCCGCGGCTGGCGGAGCGCTACGGCAGCGATCCACTCGGCGTCACGGCGGAAAACGTGGCTCGGCAGCAGCGTATTTCCCGCGAGGAACAGGATCTTTTCGCTCTGGCGTCGCAGCAGAAAACCCAAAACGCCATCGCCAGCGGCCGGTTGGCACAAGAAATCACCCCGCTGGAAGTGCCGACCGGCAGAAAAACCACCGGGATATTTTCTCAGGATGAGTTCCCGCGCCACAGCACGCTGCCGCAGTTGCAGGCGCTGAAACCGGCGTTCGCCGCCGACGGCAGCGTCACCGCCGGCAACGCCTCCGGCATTAACGACGGCGCCGCCGTGCTGCTGCTGGCCTCGGGCCGCTATGTGAAACGTCAGGGGCTACGGCCATTGGCGGAGATAGGCGACAGCGCGACCGCCGGCGTGGCACCGGCGCTGATGGGGCTGGGTCCGATAGCGGCGACTGACCGGCTGCTGCAGCGCAGCGGTTTTACCCTGAACGATTTCGATGTGATCGAGATTAATGAAGCCTTCGCCGCGCAGGTAGTGGCGGTGCTGAAACACTGGCGGATCGCCGCTGACGATACGCGAGTCAATCCGAACGGCGGCGCGATCGCCCTCGGCCATCCGTTGGGCATGTCCGGCGCGCGTCTGGTGTTGTCCGCCGCGCTGGAGCTGAATGCCCGGCAGTTGAACAATGCATTGGTCACCCTGTGTGTCGGTGTCGGCCAGGGTGTGTCATTGGTTGTTAAAGCCCTCTAA
- a CDS encoding enoyl-CoA hydratase-related protein, protein MSELPPVLYERHDDHIAVITLNRPEKKNAINLRMAELIQMHLQRAERDEKVRVIVLTGQPEAFSAGMDVQAFRQGELPVVAPGGFGGIIHARLSKVIVAAVDGIAFGGGFEIALACDLIVAQRHARFSFPETGLGLVAAQGGCARLPARISPYIALDWLLTGRIVGAEEALRHGAISRLSEGPALEDALQLARQIAQKDPFASQAVKAIVRQSLAHREAPSFDYQQGWVEQVRRAAAGR, encoded by the coding sequence ATGAGTGAATTGCCGCCGGTACTCTATGAACGCCACGACGACCATATCGCCGTTATCACCCTCAACCGGCCGGAAAAAAAGAACGCCATCAACCTGCGGATGGCCGAGCTGATTCAGATGCACCTGCAACGGGCCGAGCGGGATGAAAAGGTGCGGGTCATCGTGCTGACGGGCCAGCCGGAGGCGTTTTCCGCCGGCATGGACGTGCAGGCTTTTCGCCAGGGGGAACTGCCGGTGGTGGCGCCGGGCGGATTTGGCGGCATCATCCACGCACGGCTCAGCAAAGTGATCGTCGCCGCCGTCGACGGCATCGCTTTCGGCGGCGGTTTTGAAATAGCGCTGGCCTGCGATCTGATTGTCGCCCAGCGCCATGCCCGTTTCAGCTTTCCGGAAACCGGCCTCGGCCTGGTGGCCGCCCAGGGCGGCTGCGCGCGGCTGCCGGCGCGTATCTCGCCCTATATCGCGCTCGACTGGCTGCTCACCGGCAGAATAGTCGGCGCGGAAGAGGCCCTGCGGCACGGGGCCATTTCACGCCTCAGCGAAGGCCCGGCGTTGGAAGACGCGCTGCAGCTGGCCCGGCAGATTGCGCAAAAGGATCCCTTCGCCAGCCAGGCGGTGAAGGCTATTGTGCGCCAGAGTTTGGCGCACCGCGAAGCGCCGTCGTTCGACTATCAGCAAGGCTGGGTGGAGCAGGTTCGCCGCGCCGCAGCCGGACGCTAA